In one window of Rhizobium sp. ACO-34A DNA:
- a CDS encoding glycosyltransferase yields MNEEESLGPLIDRICDAMKGFDKSWELILIDDGSTDRTLAYARSYLDREGLDLRIVEFQRNFGKASGLQAGFDASRGRLIATLDGDLQNDPYDIPSMVAELNARDLDLLCGWRKARQDALVLRKIPSWCANYLIGSVTGVKIHDNGCGLKLYRSAVIKQVRILGGMHRFIPAWVASVVPSSRIGEVVVTHHARQFGESKYGISRTIRVFLDLLSVLFFMRFKQRPGHFFGTIGLVIGAISSLILLYLFWVKFGLGENIGTRPLLLIGVMLFLTSIQMITTGILAEMLTRSSDMQKNYVVRKTYQKDA; encoded by the coding sequence ATGAACGAAGAGGAGAGCCTTGGCCCGCTGATCGACCGCATCTGCGACGCGATGAAGGGCTTCGACAAGAGCTGGGAACTCATCCTGATCGATGACGGCTCGACGGACCGCACGCTTGCCTATGCGCGCTCCTACCTCGACCGCGAGGGCCTCGACCTGCGCATCGTCGAATTCCAGCGCAATTTCGGCAAGGCTTCGGGTCTCCAGGCCGGTTTCGACGCCTCGCGCGGCCGACTGATCGCGACGCTCGACGGCGACCTGCAGAACGACCCGTACGACATTCCGTCCATGGTGGCCGAACTGAACGCCCGCGACCTCGACCTGCTCTGCGGCTGGCGCAAGGCACGGCAGGACGCTCTGGTTCTGCGCAAGATCCCGTCCTGGTGCGCCAACTATCTCATCGGCTCCGTCACGGGCGTGAAGATCCATGATAATGGCTGCGGGCTGAAGCTCTATCGCTCCGCCGTCATCAAGCAGGTCCGCATCCTCGGCGGCATGCACCGGTTCATTCCGGCCTGGGTCGCCTCCGTGGTTCCCAGCTCGCGGATCGGGGAAGTGGTCGTTACGCACCATGCCCGCCAGTTCGGTGAATCGAAGTACGGCATCTCGCGGACCATCCGCGTGTTCCTCGACCTTCTGTCGGTGCTGTTCTTCATGCGCTTCAAGCAGCGCCCGGGTCATTTCTTCGGCACGATCGGCCTCGTCATCGGCGCCATCAGCTCGCTGATCCTGCTCTATCTCTTCTGGGTGAAGTTCGGCCTCGGCGAGAACATCGGAACGCGTCCGCTGTTGCTGATCGGCGTCATGCTGTTCCTGACCTCGATCCAGATGATCACGACGGGCATTCTCGCCGAGATGCTGACGCGATCCTCCGACATGCAGAAGAACTACGTGGTACGCAAGACCTACCAGAAGGACGCGTGA